One genomic region from Equus asinus isolate D_3611 breed Donkey chromosome 8, EquAss-T2T_v2, whole genome shotgun sequence encodes:
- the LOC123287771 gene encoding melanoma antigen preferentially expressed in tumors-like yields MSRQAPLRLLDLAAQSLLSDEDSAMRALGELPVGLFPTLSTVAFEGGHTKTVTAMVQAWPFPCLHLGSLRDQSITQDLLEAVLDGLELVPTNTACPRRSKLKVLDFTHDFEHSNWEECSETSPAPFVITHVLEEPEADQLTPSFREQPRSDREPVDIYTDLFLGGLFGFFHLSGFPSYILQRVGKSHGCLRLHCRTLVINQVPFRSLIEILGMLELEAIREVRLHHRSRFCFQSDLIQFFTQLGQMSSLGKLIMSDIPWDFPADCFSLLSPLGHLQKLHLTFGCLSGQLHKMLSGLQKPLETLVINGCRITENDITYLSQSAHATRLKELVLCSNNLSQTVPGPLEVLLGEVSGTLQHLNLRSCRLKEAQLRALLPALCCCSRLRSLVFYDNVISTSGIMNVLQHLAGLKELKRVHYPVPAECIVYLDEYRWGNLNRVELARVHTRLQEMLQALQRADMELTNCTSMP; encoded by the exons ATGAGCCGACAAGCCCCTCTCCGCCTCCTGGACCTTGCAGCGCAGAGCCTGCTGAGTGACGAAGACTCAGCCATGCGTGCCCTGGGAGAGCTCCCTGTGGGCCTCTTCCCAACACTGTCCACTGTGGCCTTTGAAGGGGGACACACAAAGACGGTGACAGCAATGGTGCAGGCCTGGCCCTTCCCCTGCCTCCACCTGGGATCATTAAGGGATCAGTCAATAACTCAAGACCTGTTGGAAGCGGTACTAGATGGGCTGGAATTGGTTCCTACGAACACTGCTTGCCCCAG gAGATCGAAGCTAAAGGTGCTGGATTTTACCCATGACTTTGAGCACTCCAACTGGGAGGAATGCTCTGAGACCTCTCCTGCACCGTTTGTCATCACGCACGTGCTAGAAGAGCCCGAGGCAGACCAGCTCACGCCCAGTTTCAGAGAACAGCCTCGGAGTGACCGAGAACCTGTGGACATATACACGGACCTGTTCTTAGGTGGTTTGTTCGGTTTCTTCCACCTGTCTGGGTTTCCGTCGTACATATTGCAGCGAGTCGGGAAGAGCCACGGCTGTCTGCGCCTCCACTGTCGGACACTGGTCATTAACCAAGTGCCATTCCGCAGCCTCATAGAGATCCTGGGAATGCTGGAGCTGGAGGCCATCCGAGAGGTGAGGCTTCATCACAGGAGCAGGTTCTGCTTCCAGTCAGACCTCATCCAGTTCTTCACCCAGCTAGGGCAGATGAGCAGCCTGGGCAAACTCATCATGAGCGACATCCCCTGGGATTTCCCAGCTGACTGTTTCTCCCTGCTGAGTCCGCTGGGCCACCTCCAGAAGCTCCACCTCACCTTTGGCTGTCTCTCGGGCCAGCTCCATAAGATGCTCAG TGGCCTGCAAAAACCACTGGAGACTCTGGTGATTAATGGATGTAGGATTACTGAGAATGACATCACCTACTTGTCCCAGAGTGCTCATGCCACCCGCCTGAAGGAGTTGGTCCTGTGTAGCAATAACCTGTCCCAAACGGTCCCTGGGCCCCTCGAGGTTCTGCTCGGTGAGGTCTCCGGCACGCTGCAGCACCTGAACCTGAGGAGCTGCCGGCTGAAGGAGGCCCAGCTCCGTGCCCTCCTGCCCgccctgtgctgctgctcccGCCTCCGCTCCCTCGTGTTCTACGACAACGTCATCTCCACATCAGGCATCATGAACGTGCTGCAGCACTTAGCGGGGCTGAAGGAGCTGAAGCGTGTGCACTACCCTGTGCCTGCTGAATGCATTGTGTACTTGGATGAATACAGGTGGGGGAACCTCAACAGAGTGGAACTCGCCCGGGTCCACACCAGACTGCAGGAAATGCTGCAAGCTCTGCAGCGGGCCGACATGGAGCTGACGAATTGTACCTCGATGCCCTGA